One window from the genome of Salvia splendens isolate huo1 chromosome 9, SspV2, whole genome shotgun sequence encodes:
- the LOC121749616 gene encoding zinc-finger homeodomain protein 6-like has product MERRGEERDIGFNPESELKLPLAPIVSTPPDRRGNAAASFRRGSAIFSPSQTLDHRHRHSHNLNPPLVLKEPSPDPDPSTPRAECPSNSRTPTSPPPHPPPPPPEAPSNCVIRYRECLKNHAASMGGHVVDGCGEFMPNGEDGTAEGLRCAACDCHRNFHRKEVDGEAAQPSNLYQFRTPLLTTQTPSAAHHPPQGGFAAAPAIMSFGGDESSSEDLNIFQSGGSGNAALQLGSKKRFRTKFSQEQKDRMQELAEKLEWRIQKQDEQLVQQLCQETGIKREVFKVWMHNNKQAMKKRQI; this is encoded by the coding sequence ATGGAACGCAGAGGTGAAGAGAGAGATATAGGTTTCAATCCGGAATCGGAATTGAAGCTGCCGCTTGCCCCCATTGTTTCCACTCCGCCTGATAGGAGAGGAAATGCGGCGGCGTCATTCCGCCGCGGCAGCGCCATTTTCAGCCCTAGTCAAACCCTAGATCACCGCCACCGCCATAGCCACAATCTCAACCCTCCGCTTGTGCTCAAAGAACCCTCCCCAGATCCAGATCCATCCACCCCAAGAGCTGAATGCCCCTCCAATTCACGGACTCCGACATCGCCGCCGCCTcatcctccgccgccgccgccagaaGCTCCAAGCAATTGCGTAATCAGATACCGCGAATGTCTCAAGAATCACGCGGCGAGCATGGGCGGCCACGTGGTCGACGGATGCGGAGAATTCATGCCCAACGGAGAGGACGGCACCGCCGAGGGTTTGCGCTGCGCCGCCTGCGATTGCCACCGCAATTTCCACCGGAAAGAAGTCGACGGCGAGGCGGCCCAACCATCCAATTTATACCAATTCCGCACGCCATTGCTCACCACCCAAACCCCCTCCGCGGCGCACCACCCGCCCCAGGGCGGGTTCGCGGCGGCCCCGGCGATAATGAGCTTCGGCGGCGACGAGTCCTCGAGCGAGGATCTGAACATTTTCCAGTCCGGAGGCAGCGGAAATGCAGCATTGCAATTGGGGTCGAAGAAGCGGTTCCGAACGAAATTCAGCCAGGAGCAGAAGGATCGGATGCAGGAGCTCGCGGAGAAACTGGAGTGGCGGATTCAGAAACAAGACGAGCAGCTAGTGCAGCAGCTCTGCCAAGAAACCGGCATCAAGCGCGAGGTTTTCAAGGTGTGGATGCACAACAACAAGCAGGCAATGAAGAAGAGGCAAATTTGa